A stretch of DNA from Rhodothermales bacterium:
GGCAGGAGCTCGGCTGGGTGCCGGAATACACCCTGCAGGAAATGATCCAGGAAATGGTCGAAAGCGACCTAAAAAACGCGTCCAAATGAACATCGGCATTGTAGGAACCGGATACGTCGGCCTTGTCACGGGCACGTGTTTCGCGGAAATGGGATACGACGTGACCTGCGTCGACATCGATCCGGCGAAAGTGGAAAAATTGTCGGCCGGAACGCCGACCATCTTCGAAACCGGCCTCGAACTGCTGCTGAAGCGCAACATCAAGGAAGGCCGGTTGTCCTTCACGACGCAGCTGGCCGATGCGGCAATGTCCTGCAAGGTGCTGTTTTTTGCCCTCCCTACCCCGCCCGGCGGTGACGGCGAGGCCGATCTGTCGTACGTGGAGGGAGCCGCCCGGGATCTGGGACGCATCTGGAACGAGTCCGGATTCGACGGCTACTGCGTGGTGGTCAACAAGTCGACCGTACCGGTCGGCACGGCCGACCGGGTGCGCGGCATCCTTGAGGAAGCCGGCCACGTGGCCGGGGCCCGATTCGACGTCGTATCGAACCCCGAATTCCTGCGCGAAGGCGTCGCTATCGCTGACTTCATGAAGCCCGAGCGGATTGTCGTGGGTACGTCGTCACAGGCCGCCGAGGACATCATGCGCAGCATCTACGAGCCCTTCGTGCGCCAGGGCAATCCCATCCTGATCATGGACGAACGGTCCTCGGAAATGACCAAGTACGCCGCCAACTCCTTCCTGGCCACCAAGATATCGTTCATCAACGAGGTCGCGAACCTGTGCGAGCGCGTGGGCGCGAACGTGGACCACGTGCGCCAGGGCATCGGCACCGATTCGCGCATTGGCAACCTCTTCCTGTATCCCGGCGTCGGCTTCGGCGGCAGTTGCTTCCCGAAGGATGTCCAGGCATTGCATCGTACATCCCGCCAGAACGGATACGATTTCCGCATCCTGGATGCCGTGCTCGAAGTCAACGACCGTCAGCGCCACCGTCTCTCGAAGGCCATCATCGACCGCTTCGGCGGATCCCTGGCCGGTCGTACCATCGCGGTCTGGGGCCTGGCCTTCAAAGCCCGGACCGACGATGTCCGCGAGTCCCCGGCCCATTACATCATCCGGGACCTGTTGGATGCGGGCGCGCGGGTAAAAGCGTTCGATCCGGAAGCCATGGACACCACGCGCGCCGTATTCGGGGATGCGATTGCCTACGGCGACGAGCCCTACGCGGTCCTCGAGGGGGCCGATGCGCTCGCCATCTGCACCGAGTGGCATGAATTCCGCCGTCCGGACTTCGACGAAGTCAAGGCACTGCTGAAAGCACCCATGGTGTTCGACGGCCGAAACCTCTACAAGCCCGAGCGCATGCGCGCCATGGGCTTCGAGTACACCTCCATCGGGCGGCCCTAGGTCAGCCTCATTAAGGCTGAACCTGTCTCTCGCACCTCCCTTCGGTACCGATGGTCGATAAATGGCGCGAAAGCGCGGCGTAGTGCAGGAAAACGCGTCAGAAAGTCGATTTTTGGACGATCAAGCCTGTTTTTGCGCGCAATACCGACTGAACCGGCCCTCCTGGGTGGCGTGAAAGGCCCGTAAACTGGCGTATGTACCGCAGTTCCTGGCGCGAAACCCAACCTATCTGGCACGTTTCTCGTCATACTTGGCACGTATGCAGGATACGCGGGGAAGCGCCAAACAGGGCACGCCCCCTGACTGTAGCGGCCGAAGACGTCTTTCCTTTGGTCGCCGAAGGCATCTTTCCTTTGGTCGCCGAAGTCGTCGGTCCTTTGATCGCCGAATGCACCCTTACTTCTGTTGCCCTCGCCACGCACGGATCTTGTTAAACGCGCCACATTTACAGATTTTCGCGCCACATTTCGAACGACTTGCGCCAACTTCAATGTATTGTGTGCCAAATAAGATGACGTTCGCGCCAACTTTTTCGGGCGGATCCACGGCCAATGAACGACATCGTAACATCGGTGGTCAATTGGGACTCGCTGGTCCCAAAGCTCCCGACGGGCAATGTTCGTTTCCAGGGCATACAGGCTGTTTTTCAGGACCCTGGTCGTGCCGTATCGGGATTCATCGAGTAGAAAACCCATGAGCGCGTCCTGGGTATGCCCGAGAGGTATCGTTTCGAGCCAATTAGAGGGCTACGCAATGGAAGGGGCTCGCGGAGAAAGGATCAACCTGCGAACTGAGTGAACCTGAAAGCCACGCGAATTCACCGCCGTACATAGCGTCGTCTGGGCTGGCCGTCTGGATCCCAAGGCGGCAGGTATCTGATAAGCCTACGCCGGGAGACTGTGGATGGGGTGCAGGGAGCGAATGAGGTGGATAGCGCGGACGTTCCGGATGAACCCACGGCACGGGAACGCCGCGCAATGCGCAGTTCGCCCTGAAGCATGCGCAAGATGACGCGTTCATAGCACGGGTGCAATGGAGAACGCTCCGACCACTTCAAATTCCATCGCGCCCATTTCGCTCGGTCGTCGATTGAATTCTCCCAGGCCTCATCCAGGAGTTTTCGAGCGGCATCGCTTAGTTCATAGACCGTCGCTCTCGTTTTGCCGGAGCGCTTCAGGATTCCCATCTCGACCAGAATACCCAGCCATCGC
This window harbors:
- a CDS encoding UDP-glucose/GDP-mannose dehydrogenase family protein, whose protein sequence is MNIGIVGTGYVGLVTGTCFAEMGYDVTCVDIDPAKVEKLSAGTPTIFETGLELLLKRNIKEGRLSFTTQLADAAMSCKVLFFALPTPPGGDGEADLSYVEGAARDLGRIWNESGFDGYCVVVNKSTVPVGTADRVRGILEEAGHVAGARFDVVSNPEFLREGVAIADFMKPERIVVGTSSQAAEDIMRSIYEPFVRQGNPILIMDERSSEMTKYAANSFLATKISFINEVANLCERVGANVDHVRQGIGTDSRIGNLFLYPGVGFGGSCFPKDVQALHRTSRQNGYDFRILDAVLEVNDRQRHRLSKAIIDRFGGSLAGRTIAVWGLAFKARTDDVRESPAHYIIRDLLDAGARVKAFDPEAMDTTRAVFGDAIAYGDEPYAVLEGADALAICTEWHEFRRPDFDEVKALLKAPMVFDGRNLYKPERMRAMGFEYTSIGRP